A single region of the Mycoplasma mycoides subsp. mycoides SC str. PG1 genome encodes:
- the serS gene encoding serine--tRNA ligase, with protein MLDINYIEQNLDEVIQILNKRNQQDYSEDLKYAVEKNLKRKQILVKSEALKSRKNQLSKEIGILIKDKKNEQADKAKAEVVSLNEQIIKLDEELRIVNDQILEKLSYIPNLSHKDIYFGKSDEDNVEIRKTKHNPLLTHSTPHWEIATKLGLVDFEKGVKLSGSRFLIYTGLGSKLVRAIADILLKRHEKHGYKEIFCPLIVNKSAMLGTGQLPKFSEDMYQVGEQYLIPTSEVPLTNLHANEILTYDMLPLKYTSFTQCFRQEAGSAGRDTKGMIRLHQFNKVELVKITHPDQSMNELESLVKDAEDVLNMFDLPYRVVELCSGDIGFSSAKTYDLEVWFPEQNKYREISSCSNCTDFQARNIQTRFKDKDGKIKLVHTLNGSGVAIDRLIATILENYWDGEKLVLPTILKPYFDNKEFLK; from the coding sequence ATGCTAGACATTAATTATATTGAACAGAATTTAGATGAAGTAATTCAAATATTAAATAAACGTAATCAGCAAGATTATAGTGAAGATTTAAAATATGCAGTAGAAAAAAATCTTAAAAGAAAACAAATATTAGTTAAATCTGAAGCATTAAAATCTAGAAAAAATCAGTTATCAAAAGAAATTGGAATATTAATTAAAGATAAAAAAAATGAACAAGCTGACAAAGCAAAAGCTGAAGTAGTTAGTTTAAATGAACAAATTATTAAATTAGATGAAGAGTTAAGAATTGTTAATGATCAAATCTTAGAAAAACTATCATATATTCCTAACTTATCTCATAAAGATATTTATTTTGGTAAAAGTGATGAAGATAATGTTGAAATTAGAAAAACAAAACATAACCCTTTATTAACTCATTCAACTCCGCATTGAGAAATAGCTACAAAATTAGGTCTAGTAGATTTTGAAAAAGGAGTAAAACTAAGTGGATCAAGATTTTTAATTTATACTGGATTGGGTTCAAAATTAGTTAGAGCAATTGCTGATATTTTATTAAAAAGACATGAAAAACATGGCTATAAGGAAATTTTTTGTCCTTTAATTGTAAATAAAAGCGCTATGTTAGGAACAGGCCAATTACCAAAATTTAGTGAAGATATGTATCAAGTTGGAGAACAATATTTAATTCCAACAAGTGAAGTTCCTTTAACTAATTTACATGCTAATGAAATTTTAACTTATGATATGTTGCCTTTAAAATATACTTCTTTTACTCAATGTTTTAGACAAGAAGCAGGAAGTGCTGGAAGAGATACTAAAGGAATGATTAGATTACATCAATTTAATAAAGTTGAATTAGTAAAAATTACTCATCCAGATCAATCAATGAATGAATTAGAATCACTAGTAAAAGATGCTGAAGATGTTTTAAATATGTTTGATTTACCTTATAGAGTAGTTGAATTATGTAGTGGAGATATTGGTTTTAGTTCAGCTAAAACTTATGATTTAGAAGTATGATTTCCAGAACAAAACAAATATCGTGAAATATCTTCATGTTCAAATTGTACTGATTTTCAGGCTAGAAACATTCAAACAAGATTTAAAGACAAAGATGGAAAAATTAAATTAGTTCATACATTAAATGGTAGCGGAGTTGCTATTGACAGATTAATTGCAACTATTTTAGAAAATTATTGAGATGGTGAAAAGTTAGTTTTACCAACCATTCTAAAACCTTATTTTGACAATAAAGAGTTTTTAAAATAA
- the dusB gene encoding tRNA dihydrouridine synthase DusB: MKIRDIQIDGKVVQGPMAGVSNEAFRIISKQHGASLVYAEMVSVAGMVHDNKKTLNMLNVNKIEYPMSMQIFGNDVDEFIKATQWIEKNVDCDIIDLNLGCPAPKVAIRSQSGSALLKTPELIYEIVKNVVNNTNKPVTAKIRLGWDKNSVNAVEVAKLIEKAGASAIAVHARTRNDFYTGHADWEKIKEVKQAVSIPVIGNGDVIDAKSAKKMLDETGCDAVMVSRACQGNPWIFDQINYYLKTGKELEKPSFEEWKTTVLQHLDLLVKLKTKQFAIKEFRKHLTWYLDVLNNKQLTKILKEKANKIETIKDVEDIIKEYKEE; this comes from the coding sequence ATGAAAATCAGAGACATACAAATTGATGGTAAAGTAGTTCAAGGACCAATGGCTGGTGTTAGCAATGAAGCTTTTAGAATAATTTCAAAACAGCATGGAGCTAGTTTAGTTTATGCTGAAATGGTTTCTGTTGCTGGTATGGTTCATGATAATAAAAAAACTCTTAATATGTTAAATGTTAATAAAATTGAATATCCAATGAGTATGCAAATATTTGGTAATGATGTTGACGAATTTATAAAAGCAACTCAATGAATTGAAAAAAATGTTGATTGTGACATTATAGATTTAAATTTAGGTTGTCCAGCACCAAAGGTTGCAATACGTTCTCAGAGTGGCTCAGCTTTATTAAAAACCCCAGAATTAATTTATGAAATTGTTAAGAATGTTGTTAATAATACTAATAAACCAGTAACTGCAAAAATTAGATTAGGTTGAGATAAAAATAGCGTTAATGCTGTTGAAGTTGCTAAATTAATTGAAAAAGCAGGAGCTAGTGCAATTGCTGTTCACGCTAGAACTAGAAATGATTTTTACACTGGTCATGCTGATTGAGAAAAAATCAAAGAAGTAAAACAAGCTGTGAGTATTCCTGTAATTGGAAATGGTGATGTTATTGATGCTAAATCAGCTAAAAAAATGCTAGATGAAACTGGGTGTGATGCTGTAATGGTATCAAGAGCTTGTCAAGGAAATCCTTGAATTTTTGATCAAATTAACTATTATTTAAAAACAGGAAAAGAATTAGAAAAACCTAGTTTTGAAGAATGAAAGACAACAGTTTTACAACATTTAGATTTATTAGTAAAATTAAAAACTAAACAATTTGCTATTAAAGAATTTAGAAAGCATTTAACTTGATATTTAGATGTTTTAAATAACAAGCAACTAACTAAAATTCTAAAAGAAAAGGCTAATAAAATAGAGACTATTAAAGATGTAGAAGATATTATCAAGGAGTATAAAGAAGAATAA
- the trxA gene encoding thioredoxin, protein MADIIKITSKEQFDKEIKEGKVLVDFNATWCGPCKMLAPILHDFAKKVDGVKFLDVDVDLNRQVAEKFRIMSIPTLITFENGNQVNKHIGFATPDQLKKLID, encoded by the coding sequence ATGGCAGATATAATTAAAATCACTTCAAAAGAACAATTTGACAAGGAAATTAAAGAGGGAAAAGTACTTGTAGATTTTAATGCTACTTGATGTGGACCTTGCAAAATGTTAGCACCAATTCTTCATGACTTTGCTAAAAAAGTTGATGGTGTTAAATTCTTAGATGTAGATGTTGATTTAAATCGTCAAGTTGCTGAAAAATTTAGAATAATGTCAATTCCTACACTAATAACTTTTGAAAATGGGAATCAAGTAAATAAACATATAGGATTTGCTACTCCTGACCAATTAAAAAAGCTAATTGATTAA
- a CDS encoding DUF1904 family protein, with translation MPIIKFSGLEKEQVNQFSKNIQTIAELVKADPKNIFVIWENSEVFVTEPSTKPIYVTVEWMARPDKEQLLADFIVDYFKDYSQKVWVFFTDVNSKLYAHRKKLG, from the coding sequence ATGCCAATTATTAAATTTAGTGGATTAGAAAAAGAACAAGTTAACCAATTTTCTAAAAATATTCAAACAATTGCAGAATTAGTAAAAGCAGATCCAAAAAATATTTTTGTTATTTGAGAAAACTCTGAAGTTTTTGTAACTGAACCAAGTACTAAACCAATTTATGTAACAGTTGAATGAATGGCAAGACCAGATAAAGAACAATTGTTAGCTGATTTTATTGTGGATTATTTTAAAGATTATTCGCAAAAAGTATGAGTTTTCTTTACTGATGTAAATTCTAAGCTATATGCACATAGAAAAAAACTAGGATAA
- the lysS gene encoding lysine--tRNA ligase, which yields MSMLDNRKFSEQELVRRNKYKTLVEQNKDPYKVTNWKRNTTLLKLNEKYKDYSKEDLLNLNQELVVVAGRIKLYREAGKKAAFVNIDDQDSSIQLYVRLDEIGDQSFEDFRNFDLGDIIGVKGIMMRTDHGELSIRCKEVVLLSKALRPLPDKHAGIQDIEEKYRRRYVDLIVNHDVRKTFQARTKIIRTLQNFLDNKGYMEVETPILHSLKGGASAKPFITHYNVLNTDVYLRIATELHLKRLIVGGFEGVYEIGRIFRNEGMSTRHNPEFTSIELYVAYEDMFFLMNLTEEIFRVCNAAVNSNSIIEYNNVKIDLSKPFKRLHMVDGIKQVTGVDFWKEMTVQQALELAKKHKVHVEKHQESVGHIINLFYEEFVESTIVEPTFVYGHPKEISPLAKSNPSDPRFTDRFELFILGREYANAFSELNDPIDQYERFKAQIEEESKGNDEANDMDIDFIEALEHAMPPTAGIGIGIDRLVMLLTNSESIKDVLLFPQMKPRE from the coding sequence ATAAGTATGTTAGATAATAGAAAATTTAGTGAACAAGAATTAGTCAGAAGAAATAAATATAAAACTTTAGTTGAACAAAACAAAGATCCTTATAAAGTTACTAATTGAAAAAGAAACACTACATTATTAAAGTTAAATGAAAAATATAAAGATTATAGTAAAGAAGATTTATTAAATTTAAATCAAGAATTAGTAGTAGTTGCTGGAAGAATTAAATTATATAGAGAGGCTGGTAAAAAAGCTGCTTTTGTTAATATTGATGACCAAGATTCAAGTATTCAATTATATGTAAGATTAGATGAAATAGGTGATCAATCTTTTGAAGATTTTAGAAACTTCGATTTAGGAGATATTATTGGGGTTAAAGGAATCATGATGAGAACTGATCATGGCGAACTTTCAATTAGATGTAAAGAAGTTGTTTTATTATCTAAAGCTTTAAGACCACTACCTGATAAACACGCTGGAATTCAAGATATAGAAGAAAAATATCGTAGAAGATATGTTGATTTAATTGTAAATCATGACGTTAGAAAAACATTTCAAGCTCGAACTAAAATAATAAGAACTTTACAAAACTTTTTAGATAATAAAGGTTATATGGAAGTTGAAACTCCGATTTTACACTCATTAAAAGGAGGAGCTTCTGCTAAGCCTTTTATTACTCACTATAATGTTTTAAATACTGATGTTTATTTAAGAATAGCTACAGAACTACATTTAAAACGTTTAATTGTTGGTGGTTTTGAAGGGGTTTATGAAATAGGTCGTATTTTTAGAAATGAAGGAATGAGTACTCGCCACAATCCTGAATTTACAAGTATTGAATTATATGTTGCTTATGAAGATATGTTCTTTTTAATGAATTTAACAGAAGAAATTTTTAGAGTATGTAATGCTGCAGTTAATTCAAATTCTATAATTGAATATAATAATGTAAAAATCGATCTATCAAAACCATTTAAAAGATTACATATGGTTGATGGTATTAAACAAGTAACAGGTGTTGATTTTTGAAAAGAAATGACTGTACAACAAGCTTTAGAATTGGCTAAAAAACATAAAGTTCATGTTGAAAAACATCAAGAATCAGTTGGACATATTATTAATTTATTTTATGAAGAATTTGTTGAATCAACTATTGTTGAACCAACTTTTGTTTATGGTCATCCAAAAGAAATTTCTCCACTAGCAAAATCTAATCCAAGCGATCCAAGATTTACTGATAGATTTGAATTGTTTATTCTTGGAAGAGAATATGCTAATGCATTTAGTGAGTTAAACGATCCAATTGATCAATATGAAAGATTTAAAGCTCAAATTGAAGAAGAATCTAAAGGAAATGATGAAGCCAATGATATGGATATTGACTTTATTGAAGCCTTAGAACACGCAATGCCACCAACTGCTGGAATTGGTATAGGAATTGATAGATTAGTAATGCTTTTAACTAATTCAGAATCTATTAAAGATGTATTATTATTTCCACAAATGAAGCCAAGAGAATAA
- a CDS encoding membrane protein, giving the protein MSNIKTIINWISYFKSIKYIILTAILSSLLTVIALTTSMIQIAGTGLFQVADGLFLSLTFFIPGPMMLVVGCVYAMIFDLVSGAAFYVPISIIIHILMFVSIKLLMYKLPFYLNIMISEFFIFLYVLYAYVINYYSNSSDTSQANVKALISLITDFIQYLVSVISAIVLYNVFNTQSFLNLFKKLDIDIYKNK; this is encoded by the coding sequence ATGAGTAACATAAAAACAATTATTAATTGAATTTCTTATTTTAAAAGTATTAAATATATTATTTTAACAGCTATTTTGTCAAGCTTATTAACAGTTATAGCCTTAACTACTTCTATGATTCAAATCGCAGGAACTGGTTTGTTTCAAGTTGCAGATGGGTTGTTTTTAAGTTTGACTTTTTTTATTCCTGGTCCTATGATGCTAGTTGTTGGTTGTGTTTATGCAATGATTTTTGATTTAGTTTCAGGAGCAGCTTTTTATGTTCCTATTTCAATTATTATTCACATATTAATGTTTGTTTCAATTAAATTATTAATGTATAAGTTACCATTTTATTTAAATATCATGATTTCTGAATTCTTTATATTTTTATATGTTTTATATGCTTATGTAATTAATTATTATTCTAATTCTAGTGATACTAGTCAAGCTAATGTTAAAGCATTAATATCTTTAATAACTGATTTTATTCAATATTTAGTATCAGTAATTTCTGCAATAGTTTTATACAATGTGTTTAATACTCAAAGTTTTTTAAACTTATTTAAAAAATTAGATATTGATATTTATAAAAATAAATAA
- a CDS encoding Cof-type HAD-IIB family hydrolase has product MDKKNIIIFSDLDGTLLYDDYIFSPKTIEVVEKLYKKGIYLVPITARTIKDLKQKASLLQIDKFKEIIVASNGAQIYDYKTDKIIFDKTLPKEFIKEMFNRYHNKFFAKMIFYSPNCCYVFAEGKNSKYWAHQVMGLKYISVDSPDQIDEPITHFYIVTNSKATPEENLNEYKYLMNNYADSYKVDSYNNRVFDISVKGVDKGCGVAEVMKYLNLDEKTTHSYGFGDGPNDFSLLKACTTGIAMKNGIIELKEIADDITDYSNDKDGVARYICDKILNVD; this is encoded by the coding sequence ATGGATAAGAAAAATATTATTATTTTTTCAGATTTAGATGGTACATTGCTATATGATGATTACATTTTTTCACCAAAAACTATCGAAGTTGTTGAAAAATTATACAAAAAAGGAATATATTTAGTTCCTATAACTGCTAGAACAATTAAAGATTTAAAGCAAAAAGCCAGCTTATTACAAATTGATAAATTTAAAGAGATTATTGTTGCAAGTAATGGTGCTCAAATTTATGATTATAAGACTGATAAAATAATTTTTGATAAAACTTTACCAAAAGAATTTATCAAAGAAATGTTTAATAGATATCATAATAAATTTTTTGCTAAAATGATTTTTTATTCTCCAAATTGTTGTTATGTTTTTGCAGAAGGTAAAAATAGTAAATATTGGGCTCATCAAGTTATGGGCTTAAAATACATATCAGTAGATTCACCAGACCAAATTGATGAACCAATTACTCATTTTTATATCGTTACAAACAGTAAAGCTACACCTGAAGAAAATCTTAATGAATATAAATATTTAATGAATAATTATGCTGATAGTTATAAAGTAGATAGTTATAACAATAGAGTGTTTGATATTTCAGTTAAAGGTGTTGATAAAGGATGTGGGGTAGCTGAAGTTATGAAATATTTAAACTTAGATGAGAAAACTACTCACTCATATGGATTTGGTGATGGACCAAATGATTTTTCATTATTAAAAGCTTGTACAACAGGTATTGCAATGAAAAATGGGATTATAGAATTAAAAGAAATAGCTGATGATATCACCGATTATTCAAATGATAAAGATGGTGTTGCTAGATATATTTGTGATAAAATTTTAAATGTAGACTAG
- a CDS encoding SPE_1075/MLC_0560 family membrane protein produces the protein MKKYFCNLKTSISQNKKQYLIRLGCLLIGLYLFSLSIALYVPTAVGASQVDFTNFSILALFKDWAKVGDKTVEGLVAATNYKLALMSLYGFLLLVSVVFPVLSIIREYKVTKDKKLWLQLIPLIVLDVIINVGLSYVIDGQIEMLKVIGYLDWLFNQSTNYQFRTIFFTIAFVLYIVGLTFWIHSGWLLGSYNSINTNFMRLTKLPFNVSRVLMDVLIIIPGVIMLLVNPISWDIKAKFLLNYVNIGTIGFLFLAGPMLGKTLGLLNKITKIYQ, from the coding sequence ATGAAAAAATATTTTTGCAATTTAAAAACAAGTATTAGTCAAAACAAAAAACAATACTTAATTAGGTTAGGTTGTTTACTAATTGGATTGTATTTGTTTTCATTGTCAATTGCTTTATATGTGCCAACAGCAGTAGGAGCAAGTCAAGTAGATTTTACAAACTTTAGTATATTAGCATTGTTTAAAGATTGAGCAAAAGTTGGAGACAAAACTGTTGAAGGATTAGTTGCTGCAACTAATTACAAACTAGCTTTAATGTCATTATATGGATTTTTATTACTAGTTTCAGTTGTGTTTCCAGTGTTATCAATTATTAGAGAATACAAAGTAACAAAAGATAAAAAGCTATGATTACAATTAATACCACTAATTGTTTTAGATGTAATAATTAACGTTGGATTATCATATGTAATTGATGGTCAAATTGAAATGTTAAAAGTAATTGGATATTTAGATTGATTGTTTAATCAATCAACTAATTACCAATTTAGAACAATATTTTTCACAATTGCATTTGTTTTATATATTGTTGGACTAACATTTTGAATTCACTCAGGTTGATTATTAGGATCATATAACTCAATCAACACAAACTTTATGAGATTAACTAAATTACCATTTAATGTTTCAAGAGTGTTAATGGATGTATTAATTATTATTCCTGGAGTTATTATGCTTTTAGTAAATCCTATATCTTGAGATATTAAAGCTAAATTCTTATTAAACTATGTAAATATTGGTACTATAGGATTCTTATTCTTAGCAGGACCAATGTTAGGAAAAACATTAGGATTACTTAATAAAATTACAAAAATATATCAATAA
- the ald gene encoding alanine dehydrogenase gives MKIGLPKEIKQNENRVGITPMGVVELVRNNHEVLVESGAGLGSGFSDLEYEKAGAKITKNVEDVWKQEMIVKVKEPLKSEYKYENQIIFTYFHLAGLKDLTEELIKNKVIAIAYETVQTPDKALPLLRPMSEVAGRMAVIIASNLLLKNTDKDALGVLVSGTPGTPKANITIIDGGVAGSSALRLAIAMEANVTIIEFNENRIRQLYETYGHKANILKSNYANIAKAVKESDVVISTVLIPGKLAPRLVTTEMVKTMKPNSVIIDVAIDQGGSVETVNHISSHADPTFIRHNVIHYSVPNIPGAVPRTSTIALTNATLTYVVEIASKGWKKAIQDNSALKLGVQTVNGKLVYKKIADSLNIQYTKIDNAI, from the coding sequence ATGAAAATAGGATTACCTAAAGAAATTAAACAAAATGAAAATCGTGTTGGTATTACTCCTATGGGAGTTGTTGAATTAGTTAGAAATAATCATGAAGTTTTAGTTGAATCAGGAGCTGGATTAGGTAGTGGTTTTAGTGATCTTGAATATGAAAAAGCAGGAGCGAAAATCACTAAAAATGTAGAAGATGTTTGAAAACAAGAAATGATTGTTAAAGTTAAAGAACCTTTAAAATCAGAATACAAATATGAAAACCAAATTATTTTTACTTATTTTCACTTAGCTGGTTTAAAAGATTTAACAGAAGAATTAATCAAAAATAAAGTCATTGCTATTGCTTATGAAACTGTTCAAACACCAGATAAAGCTTTACCTTTATTACGTCCAATGAGTGAAGTTGCTGGAAGAATGGCAGTTATTATTGCTTCAAATTTATTATTAAAAAATACAGATAAAGATGCTTTAGGAGTACTTGTTAGTGGAACTCCTGGAACTCCAAAAGCTAATATTACTATTATTGATGGAGGAGTTGCTGGGTCTTCAGCTCTTAGATTAGCAATAGCTATGGAAGCTAATGTTACTATAATTGAATTTAATGAGAATAGAATTAGACAACTATATGAAACATATGGACACAAAGCAAACATATTAAAATCAAATTATGCAAATATTGCAAAAGCTGTTAAAGAAAGTGATGTAGTTATTTCAACTGTATTAATTCCTGGTAAGTTAGCACCCAGATTAGTAACAACAGAAATGGTAAAAACAATGAAACCAAATAGTGTTATTATTGATGTTGCTATTGATCAAGGTGGAAGTGTTGAAACTGTTAATCATATAAGTTCACATGCTGATCCTACTTTTATAAGACACAATGTTATTCATTACTCAGTTCCAAACATTCCTGGAGCAGTTCCAAGAACTTCAACAATTGCTTTGACTAATGCTACACTTACTTATGTAGTAGAAATTGCATCAAAAGGGTGAAAAAAAGCTATTCAAGACAATAGTGCATTAAAATTAGGTGTACAAACTGTTAATGGTAAATTAGTTTATAAAAAGATTGCTGATTCATTAAATATTCAATATACAAAAATAGATAATGCAATATAA